One Candidatus Peregrinibacteria bacterium DNA window includes the following coding sequences:
- a CDS encoding nucleotidyltransferase domain-containing protein: protein MKKFGLTANDIEDLKNSFQRFGKINKVVIFGSRAIGNHKPYSDVDLAIVEGKVGLSDQLRVLSKIEEETNLPYFVDLLDYNSITNENLKKHIDTHGKVIYKKK from the coding sequence ATGAAAAAATTCGGATTGACAGCTAACGACATTGAGGATTTGAAAAACTCTTTTCAAAGGTTTGGCAAAATTAACAAAGTCGTCATCTTCGGCTCGAGAGCGATTGGAAATCATAAACCTTATTCAGATGTCGATTTAGCAATAGTGGAAGGTAAAGTCGGTCTGTCAGATCAACTGAGAGTACTATCAAAAATTGAAGAAGAAACAAATTTGCCTTATTTCGTTGATTTGCTGGATTATAATTCCATCACAAATGAAAACTTAAAAAAACATATCGATACT